One Halolamina litorea genomic window carries:
- a CDS encoding 3-hydroxyacyl-CoA dehydrogenase family protein produces the protein MHALEDVETVGVVGAGTMGAGIAQVAATAGYDVVMRDIEQSFLDRGFDTIEDSLSRLVARDDLTEDEAAAAEDRITGTTDLADLADAEIVVEAAPEDMELKQSIFADLDDALDEGTLLATNTSTLSITTIASATERADAVVGLHFMNPVPIMAGVEIVTGERTADESTELAHAFAEDLGKETWESDDKPGFVTNRILMPWINEGVRAFDEGVAEKEDIDRGMTLGTNVPMGPLELADHIGLDVCLHASETLHEELGDRYTPAYLLKRKVEAGDLGKKTGRGFYDYGEE, from the coding sequence ATGCACGCACTGGAAGACGTGGAGACCGTCGGCGTCGTCGGCGCCGGGACGATGGGCGCGGGTATCGCACAGGTCGCCGCCACGGCGGGCTACGACGTGGTGATGCGGGACATCGAACAGTCGTTCCTCGACCGCGGCTTCGACACCATCGAAGACTCGCTCTCGCGGCTCGTCGCCCGGGACGACCTCACCGAGGACGAGGCCGCCGCCGCCGAGGACCGAATCACGGGCACGACCGACCTCGCGGACCTCGCCGACGCCGAGATCGTCGTCGAGGCCGCCCCGGAGGACATGGAGCTCAAGCAGTCGATCTTCGCGGACCTCGACGACGCCCTCGACGAGGGGACGCTGCTCGCGACCAACACCTCGACGCTCTCGATCACGACCATCGCGAGCGCGACCGAGCGCGCCGACGCCGTCGTCGGCCTGCACTTCATGAACCCCGTCCCGATCATGGCCGGCGTCGAGATCGTCACCGGCGAGCGCACCGCCGACGAGTCCACCGAACTGGCTCACGCTTTCGCCGAGGACCTCGGGAAGGAGACGTGGGAGTCCGACGACAAGCCCGGATTCGTCACGAACCGCATCCTCATGCCGTGGATCAACGAGGGCGTCCGGGCCTTCGACGAGGGCGTCGCCGAGAAGGAGGACATCGACCGCGGGATGACGCTGGGCACGAACGTCCCGATGGGCCCGCTCGAACTGGCCGACCACATCGGCCTCGACGTGTGTCTCCACGCCAGCGAGACACTCCACGAGGAACTCGGCGACCGCTACACGCCCGCCTACCTGCTCAAGCGGAAGGTCGAAGCCGGCGACCTCGGGAAGAAGACCGGCCGCGGCTTCTACGACTACGGCGAGGAGTAG
- a CDS encoding DUF7409 domain-containing protein — MTRLLEHLMADVDGTERRAVADPTDLKYVGPATATAIEGAEFSGQAVADKEVSYRMLLEAGINPGVAAKIRRHHSLAWSFNNDGDLDRRSTQVRGLQDEEAAWVASSGIGETDDPDESAETAEPSPASAEDSSDDRTEDEEAAWIADATDREDLSIERIYDGTADDGAVDEDGEAAWVADATAEADDAPSATADGSGDPLAAEAAWRERSKPTPLTELSGIGAEAADQLAEAGVTSVRSLATASPELLSDVTGIDEQRLRRWHREASEMAD; from the coding sequence GTGACCCGTCTGCTAGAACACCTCATGGCCGATGTCGACGGAACCGAGCGTCGAGCGGTCGCCGACCCGACCGACCTGAAGTACGTCGGGCCGGCGACGGCGACGGCGATCGAGGGGGCCGAGTTCTCCGGGCAGGCGGTCGCCGACAAGGAGGTCTCCTACCGGATGCTGCTCGAGGCCGGGATCAACCCCGGCGTCGCGGCGAAGATCCGCCGGCACCACTCGCTGGCGTGGTCGTTCAACAACGACGGGGATCTGGACCGGCGGTCCACGCAGGTCCGCGGCCTGCAGGACGAGGAGGCCGCGTGGGTGGCCTCGAGCGGGATCGGCGAGACCGACGACCCCGACGAGAGCGCCGAAACCGCCGAACCCTCCCCAGCCTCTGCGGAAGACAGTTCCGACGACCGAACCGAGGACGAGGAGGCGGCGTGGATCGCCGACGCCACCGACCGTGAGGACCTCTCCATCGAGCGCATCTACGACGGCACGGCCGACGACGGCGCGGTCGACGAGGACGGGGAAGCGGCGTGGGTCGCCGACGCGACGGCCGAGGCCGACGACGCCCCCTCGGCGACTGCCGACGGGAGCGGCGACCCGCTGGCCGCCGAGGCCGCGTGGCGCGAGCGATCCAAGCCCACCCCGCTGACCGAACTCTCGGGGATCGGCGCGGAAGCCGCCGACCAGCTCGCCGAAGCCGGCGTCACGTCGGTTCGGTCGCTCGCGACCGCCAGCCCGGAACTCCTCTCGGACGTGACCGGAATCGACGAGCAGCGACTCCGCCGCTGGCACCGCGAGGCCAGCGAGATGGCCGACTGA
- a CDS encoding DUF7503 family protein, translated as MSELKSFLADNPKMMGVLFTMMLFLSQAGSVVADSGHAISGP; from the coding sequence ATGAGCGAACTCAAGTCGTTCCTCGCCGACAACCCGAAGATGATGGGCGTACTGTTCACGATGATGCTGTTCCTCTCCCAGGCCGGGAGCGTCGTCGCCGACTCGGGCCACGCGATCTCGGGCCCCTGA
- a CDS encoding ribbon-helix-helix domain-containing protein codes for MTDYTTVSIPTELADRVDETIEGTSFSSTSDLVRFLLRSIVIKHQQRGELTEAEFDEIAEQLEDLGYLG; via the coding sequence ATGACCGACTACACGACCGTCTCGATCCCGACCGAACTCGCCGACCGAGTCGACGAGACGATCGAGGGGACCAGCTTCTCGAGCACCAGCGACCTCGTTCGGTTCCTGCTGCGCAGCATCGTCATCAAGCACCAACAGCGCGGCGAACTCACCGAAGCGGAGTTCGACGAGATCGCCGAGCAGCTCGAGGACCTCGGCTACCTGGGGTAG
- the aglJ gene encoding S-layer glycoprotein N-glycosyltransferase AglJ: MPDRESVTVLLPTYDEAATIGDCVDDFRAEGFDDVLVMDGDSDDDTRELAREAGARVEIQSGAGKGQAVREAVREHIDREYVLMADGDGTYLAEEADRMLAPLDDGYEHVIGDRFADMEEGAMTRLNQVGNKLTNRLFSLIHGEAFEDILSGYRAFSRSSFGRLRLSADGFGIETEMAVECAKHDIPTTVVPITYLERPAGSNTNLHPIRDGSIIFLELFRRAKTNNPLFYFGSVGVVSGLAGTLIAAYVAVEWFIYEIPHQIWALAGAAGILLGVQLLMFGVLSDLILTLHREQLDRIEAIDEDGA, encoded by the coding sequence ATGCCCGACCGCGAGTCCGTCACCGTCCTCCTGCCCACCTACGACGAGGCCGCCACCATCGGCGACTGCGTCGACGACTTCCGGGCGGAGGGGTTCGACGACGTGCTCGTGATGGACGGCGACTCCGACGACGACACGCGCGAGCTCGCCCGTGAGGCAGGCGCACGCGTCGAGATACAGTCGGGGGCCGGCAAGGGCCAAGCGGTCCGCGAAGCGGTCCGCGAGCACATCGACCGGGAGTACGTGCTGATGGCCGACGGCGACGGGACCTACCTCGCGGAGGAGGCGGACCGGATGCTCGCGCCGCTGGACGACGGCTACGAACACGTGATCGGCGATCGGTTCGCCGACATGGAGGAGGGGGCCATGACCCGGCTGAACCAGGTCGGGAACAAGCTCACCAACCGCCTGTTCAGCCTGATCCACGGGGAGGCGTTCGAGGACATCCTGAGCGGGTACCGGGCGTTCAGCCGAAGCTCTTTCGGCCGCCTGCGGCTCTCGGCGGACGGCTTCGGCATCGAGACGGAGATGGCCGTCGAGTGTGCCAAACACGACATCCCGACGACCGTCGTGCCGATCACCTACCTCGAACGGCCGGCGGGGTCGAACACGAACCTCCACCCGATCAGGGACGGGAGCATCATCTTCCTCGAACTGTTCCGGCGGGCGAAGACGAACAACCCCCTGTTCTACTTCGGCAGCGTCGGCGTCGTGTCCGGGCTCGCGGGGACGCTGATCGCCGCGTACGTCGCCGTCGAGTGGTTCATTTATGAGATTCCCCACCAGATCTGGGCGCTCGCCGGCGCGGCGGGGATCCTGCTGGGGGTGCAGCTGCTCATGTTCGGCGTGCTCTCGGACCTGATCCTCACGCTGCACCGCGAACAGCTCGACCGGATCGAGGCCATCGACGAGGACGGGGCGTGA
- the aglM gene encoding UDP-glucose 6-dehydrogenase AglM, translating into MNVSIVGSGYVGTTIAACFADLGHGVVNIDIDQSIVDAINAGDAPIHEEGLPELVDAHAGADGTGRLRATTDYDAVLDTDVTFLCLPTPQAEDGSIDLSIMQAGAEQLGETLREKQDRHTVVVKSTVVPGTTEERIAPLLQEPSENEDGADVGVGMNPEFLREGTAVHDFRHPDKVVLGADDDGTLADMQRVFAPLLDEHDAPVVETDTRTAEMTKYANNAFLASKISLINDLGNICKQFGIDAYEVADAIGLDDRIGEQFLRSGLGWGGSCFPKDTRAIIHAAEETGYEPPMLHAAIEVNDGQPERLLDLLDEHLDVDGKRVAVLGLAFKPGTDDIRNARSIPVIEGLQKRNASVAAYDPVAADEMRERFPEIEYAASAADALDGACAALIVTEWDEFSALDEEFEAMARKLVVDGRRVDLPVEERGLEYEGLTW; encoded by the coding sequence ATGAACGTATCCATCGTCGGCTCTGGCTACGTCGGCACCACCATCGCCGCCTGCTTCGCCGATCTCGGCCACGGCGTCGTCAACATCGACATCGACCAGTCGATCGTCGACGCCATCAACGCCGGCGACGCGCCGATCCACGAGGAGGGCCTCCCCGAACTCGTTGACGCCCACGCGGGCGCCGACGGCACCGGCCGCCTGCGCGCGACCACCGACTACGACGCCGTCCTCGACACCGACGTGACGTTCCTCTGTCTCCCGACGCCGCAGGCCGAGGACGGGAGCATCGACCTCTCGATCATGCAGGCCGGCGCCGAACAGCTCGGCGAGACCCTCCGCGAGAAGCAGGATCGCCACACCGTCGTCGTCAAGAGCACCGTCGTTCCCGGCACGACCGAGGAGCGCATCGCTCCACTCCTGCAAGAACCGAGCGAGAACGAGGATGGCGCCGATGTCGGCGTCGGGATGAACCCCGAGTTCCTTCGAGAAGGCACGGCAGTCCACGATTTCCGTCACCCCGACAAGGTTGTCCTCGGCGCCGACGACGACGGGACATTGGCCGACATGCAGCGTGTATTTGCGCCACTACTCGACGAACACGACGCGCCAGTCGTCGAGACCGACACTCGAACTGCCGAGATGACGAAGTACGCGAACAACGCCTTCCTCGCGTCGAAGATTTCCCTGATCAACGACCTCGGGAACATCTGCAAGCAGTTCGGCATCGACGCCTACGAGGTCGCCGACGCGATCGGGCTTGACGACCGAATCGGCGAACAGTTCCTCCGCAGTGGGCTCGGCTGGGGCGGCAGTTGCTTCCCCAAAGACACTCGCGCGATCATCCACGCCGCCGAGGAGACGGGCTACGAGCCGCCGATGCTCCACGCCGCGATCGAGGTCAACGACGGTCAGCCCGAACGCCTACTCGACCTCCTCGACGAACACCTCGACGTCGACGGAAAGCGCGTCGCCGTGCTGGGACTCGCGTTCAAGCCCGGCACCGACGACATCCGGAACGCGCGCTCGATCCCCGTGATCGAGGGCCTCCAGAAACGGAACGCCTCCGTTGCCGCGTATGACCCCGTCGCCGCCGACGAGATGCGCGAGCGGTTCCCCGAGATCGAGTACGCCGCCAGTGCCGCCGACGCTCTCGACGGCGCCTGCGCGGCCCTGATCGTCACGGAGTGGGACGAGTTCTCCGCACTCGACGAGGAGTTCGAGGCGATGGCACGAAAGCTCGTCGTCGACGGCCGCCGCGTCGATCTCCCCGTAGAGGAGCGCGGGCTGGAGTACGAGGGCCTCACGTGGTGA
- the aglF gene encoding UTP--glucose-1-phosphate uridylyltransferase AglF — MQAVVLAAGEGTRLRPLTEDKPKGMVEVAGKPILTHCFEQLVELGTEKLVVIVGYKKQNIISHFGDEFEGVPITYAHQREQDGLAHALLKAEEHVDQDFMLMLGDNIFQANLEDVVSRQQEDRADAAFLVEEVPYEEASRYGVCDTNDYGEIQEVVEKPEDPPSNLVMTGFYTFSPAIFHACKLVQPSDRDEYELSDAIDLLIKSGRTIDAIPMEGWRIDVGYPEDRDEAEERLQTEESAA; from the coding sequence ATGCAAGCAGTAGTTCTCGCGGCTGGCGAGGGAACGCGTCTCCGCCCGCTGACTGAGGATAAACCGAAGGGAATGGTCGAAGTGGCCGGTAAACCGATTCTTACGCACTGCTTTGAGCAGTTGGTAGAGCTCGGTACCGAGAAGCTCGTGGTCATCGTCGGCTACAAGAAACAGAACATCATCAGCCACTTCGGCGACGAGTTCGAGGGGGTGCCGATCACCTACGCCCACCAGCGCGAGCAGGACGGACTGGCTCATGCGCTGTTGAAGGCGGAGGAGCACGTCGATCAGGACTTCATGCTGATGCTAGGCGACAACATTTTCCAAGCGAACTTGGAGGACGTGGTGAGCCGACAGCAGGAGGATCGCGCCGACGCGGCATTCCTCGTCGAAGAGGTGCCGTATGAGGAGGCGAGTCGCTACGGCGTCTGTGACACGAACGACTACGGCGAGATCCAAGAAGTTGTGGAGAAGCCCGAGGATCCGCCGAGCAATCTGGTGATGACCGGCTTCTACACCTTCTCGCCGGCGATCTTCCACGCGTGTAAATTGGTCCAGCCATCCGATCGTGACGAGTACGAGCTCTCTGACGCAATCGATCTGCTGATCAAGAGTGGGCGAACTATCGACGCGATCCCGATGGAAGGGTGGCGGATCGACGTCGGGTATCCAGAGGACCGGGACGAGGCGGAGGAGCGGTTGCAGACTGAAGAGAGCGCCGCCTAA
- a CDS encoding polysaccharide biosynthesis C-terminal domain-containing protein: MRLGQTSIIHFASRFVASASGFAATVFIGRILGSGGLGTYYLILSLVAWLGIAVKMGVPSSITKRISEGTDDAAYAVAGTSISILLFVVVSALVLLFREQVNEYIGHPAAVIVVLFLGVNLAQSITNSVLRGQHLVHISGVFTPIRTGSRSIVQIIGLLSGLGLTALYIGYTAGYVLVALFGLWVALKNFQNMRLPNRKHYRELISYAKFSWIGSLRSRAFNWVDVTILGFFVSQSVIGIYTAAWNISVFLILFGGSLSQTLFPEMSSLSADEDSEAVADLFETALAFSGLILIPGLIGGTLLGEQLLRIYGDEFSQGGTILSVLIVATLIQGYQRQFTTTLNALDKPEIAFRINAVFIAANVILNLSLIPYFQVIGAAAATATAVAISLVAAHYMLSSLIDYSIPFGEIARQWGAAAVMGVVVALGRRAETTYIDFSYEFVTVLILVILGAGVYSVSLFALSGRFRKTVIDNLPSRLSQISV, from the coding sequence ATGCGGCTGGGCCAGACCTCCATTATCCACTTCGCATCTCGTTTTGTCGCGTCCGCATCCGGGTTCGCCGCAACGGTGTTTATCGGTCGGATACTCGGGTCAGGCGGTCTCGGGACGTACTACCTGATCCTCTCCCTCGTCGCGTGGTTGGGCATCGCAGTGAAGATGGGGGTTCCCAGTTCGATTACGAAGCGGATTAGCGAAGGGACGGACGACGCCGCATATGCGGTCGCAGGAACGTCAATCAGTATCCTTCTCTTCGTAGTAGTCTCGGCTCTCGTCCTCTTGTTCCGTGAGCAAGTAAACGAGTACATCGGCCATCCGGCTGCAGTGATCGTCGTCCTGTTCCTAGGGGTGAACCTGGCACAATCGATCACCAATTCCGTTCTCAGAGGACAGCACTTGGTCCACATTTCAGGCGTCTTCACACCAATCCGAACGGGTTCCAGAAGCATCGTTCAGATCATTGGTTTACTGAGTGGCTTGGGACTCACAGCGCTATATATCGGCTACACTGCTGGCTATGTGCTTGTCGCTCTTTTCGGTCTCTGGGTTGCTCTCAAGAATTTCCAGAACATGAGGCTCCCCAATCGGAAACACTATCGAGAACTCATATCATACGCCAAGTTCTCGTGGATCGGGTCGCTTCGGTCCCGGGCGTTCAACTGGGTTGACGTAACTATCCTTGGGTTCTTTGTTTCACAATCTGTTATAGGGATTTACACAGCGGCATGGAATATTTCGGTTTTCCTGATACTGTTCGGTGGGTCACTGAGCCAGACACTATTCCCGGAGATGAGTTCGTTGTCGGCCGACGAAGACTCCGAAGCTGTCGCTGATCTCTTTGAAACAGCCCTCGCTTTCAGCGGTCTGATCCTGATCCCCGGCCTGATCGGAGGAACACTCCTTGGAGAACAGCTGCTCCGTATCTACGGTGATGAGTTCTCGCAGGGTGGAACTATCCTCTCGGTGCTCATCGTCGCTACTCTGATTCAGGGGTATCAGCGCCAGTTCACGACGACTTTAAACGCACTTGACAAGCCGGAGATTGCGTTCCGAATAAACGCGGTCTTCATCGCAGCAAACGTGATTTTGAATCTCAGTTTGATACCATACTTCCAGGTTATTGGTGCAGCAGCAGCAACGGCAACCGCCGTTGCTATCAGTCTGGTTGCGGCCCACTACATGCTTTCGTCGCTAATCGACTACTCTATCCCATTCGGAGAGATTGCACGACAGTGGGGTGCTGCAGCAGTAATGGGTGTTGTCGTAGCGTTAGGACGACGAGCCGAAACCACATACATCGACTTCAGCTACGAGTTCGTGACAGTACTGATACTCGTAATCCTCGGGGCAGGAGTATACTCCGTCTCACTATTCGCACTCTCTGGCCGTTTCAGGAAAACGGTTATTGACAATCTTCCGTCCCGACTCTCACAAATATCTGTGTAG
- a CDS encoding sulfatase-like hydrolase/transferase, with amino-acid sequence MGRPNVLLVVLDSVRGKNVGHLGYPRNTTPNLDDFAEQVTTYTNARSPGIHSISSHVSIFTGYHVAEHRATSHGARISQGHTIWETLADEGYRTGLFTPNSIVAESSNLSSFFQRVVGPKRQELLFPEALGPEGVDGDPSYVKYMLESLHSDSPLKAVLNGLSREFGRSQGAHDPKREHGGKYVDEFDSWRESQEDPWAACINLMDAHYPYIPQDQFAEWGGGGKLEELHREAMGGPLTTQYLGDRPFWELEATESLYDDCIKQADAYFGQLLDRLESAGELDDTLVVVTSDHGEGFGEYSVLNDAVRLIDHSWGIGDEVSHVPLVVKHPGEDTAEIIETPASLTEFPTVVEDAIAGERTKFIPQEGHTLTTSYRIEKPGDELPVSKEDREPYFGPWHAVCRDLGGTVYVDAVRNDDRARYRTDRDSERNDKTAVDRDFVDTTIQELSDAGIMEGEKEINQDVEQRLHELGYK; translated from the coding sequence ATGGGTCGACCGAACGTTCTTCTCGTCGTTCTCGACAGCGTACGCGGCAAAAATGTCGGCCACCTCGGATATCCACGGAACACGACGCCGAACTTGGACGATTTCGCCGAACAGGTGACGACTTACACGAACGCGCGATCTCCCGGAATTCACAGCATCTCCAGTCACGTCAGCATCTTCACCGGTTATCACGTCGCAGAACACCGTGCGACATCACATGGTGCAAGGATTTCACAGGGGCATACAATATGGGAGACACTTGCGGATGAGGGCTACCGAACGGGACTGTTTACACCTAATTCGATCGTCGCAGAATCCTCGAACCTCTCTTCGTTCTTTCAGAGAGTCGTCGGCCCGAAGCGTCAGGAACTGTTGTTTCCCGAAGCCCTCGGCCCCGAGGGAGTAGATGGGGACCCCAGCTACGTCAAGTACATGCTCGAAAGCCTGCATAGTGACTCCCCGCTCAAGGCGGTTTTAAACGGCCTGTCCCGTGAATTCGGCCGTTCTCAAGGGGCTCATGACCCCAAACGGGAGCACGGTGGTAAGTACGTCGACGAATTTGACTCCTGGAGAGAGTCCCAAGAAGACCCGTGGGCGGCTTGCATCAACCTCATGGATGCACATTACCCGTACATCCCACAAGACCAGTTCGCAGAGTGGGGTGGAGGGGGAAAACTCGAAGAACTCCACCGCGAGGCGATGGGCGGGCCGCTCACGACACAGTATCTCGGAGACAGGCCGTTCTGGGAACTCGAAGCGACCGAGAGCCTGTACGACGACTGTATTAAGCAGGCGGACGCGTATTTCGGGCAACTGTTGGATCGGCTGGAATCGGCCGGTGAACTCGATGATACATTAGTGGTGGTGACTAGTGATCATGGGGAGGGCTTCGGGGAGTACAGCGTGCTAAACGACGCGGTACGACTTATCGATCACAGCTGGGGTATCGGCGACGAAGTGTCTCACGTACCGCTAGTCGTTAAACATCCAGGCGAAGATACTGCCGAGATAATCGAGACCCCTGCCTCGCTTACGGAGTTCCCCACTGTCGTCGAAGATGCAATAGCGGGAGAGAGAACGAAGTTCATCCCGCAAGAAGGCCACACGCTCACGACATCCTACAGGATCGAGAAACCAGGGGACGAACTTCCGGTCTCGAAGGAAGACCGAGAGCCGTATTTCGGTCCGTGGCACGCCGTATGTCGTGACCTAGGGGGGACAGTTTACGTGGACGCAGTTCGAAACGATGATCGGGCACGGTACCGCACAGACCGGGACAGCGAACGAAACGACAAAACAGCAGTGGATCGGGACTTTGTAGACACGACCATTCAGGAACTATCTGACGCCGGGATTATGGAAGGTGAAAAAGAGATCAATCAAGACGTGGAACAACGTCTTCACGAACTGGGATACAAGTAG
- a CDS encoding glycosyltransferase family 61 protein — translation MDLSSAPRRALRKLRMDGLSELLTEGRNTLLVDVLFYRGLYHRALLNRIDTETQDDLRSHPNYVRYEESNARVKYKGGNGLGDDGERYDVSDRFVCELNNSWLLGPVGPALTARGNVVLESVGAPFLFPRRVGVGLAQSMDENGIWRTLNALSGDVTPDRRFDTAAFAVPPWANYYHWTVECLIRVRLLERHGDATGTYPTLLVPEDRSAWMDETLGMIDYAGPVAGFGGGIAAVDTLVLPTFPDPTPAECRWLRERMRAGTAADVGKSRERVYIARDDATVRRVSNQDAVERVLKRYGVETFLLGELSVREQVELFSNAELVVAPHGAGLTNILYSDDLTVIELFGKKTVATFDRIAENMDHEYQYLQCQQDGIDIRVDIDRLDQKLNSVVS, via the coding sequence ATGGACTTGAGTAGCGCCCCGAGACGGGCCCTCCGGAAGCTACGGATGGACGGCCTCAGTGAATTACTCACCGAGGGGAGAAATACCCTCCTTGTCGATGTCCTCTTCTATCGAGGCCTCTATCACCGCGCCCTCCTCAACCGTATCGACACTGAAACCCAAGACGACCTCCGGAGTCACCCCAATTACGTCCGATACGAGGAAAGCAACGCACGTGTGAAGTATAAGGGCGGGAATGGGCTTGGAGATGACGGCGAGCGGTACGACGTGAGCGACCGGTTCGTCTGCGAACTCAACAATTCATGGCTCCTCGGCCCTGTTGGACCAGCGCTCACTGCAAGAGGGAACGTCGTTCTTGAGAGCGTCGGTGCACCCTTCCTCTTCCCACGTCGCGTGGGTGTAGGTCTTGCACAATCAATGGACGAAAACGGGATTTGGCGGACACTAAACGCACTATCCGGGGATGTCACGCCAGACCGACGCTTCGATACCGCGGCGTTCGCCGTGCCACCCTGGGCGAACTACTACCACTGGACCGTAGAGTGTCTGATACGTGTGCGCTTGCTTGAACGCCATGGCGATGCGACCGGAACATACCCGACACTCCTCGTCCCCGAGGATCGCTCCGCGTGGATGGACGAAACACTCGGTATGATCGACTACGCAGGTCCGGTCGCGGGCTTCGGTGGAGGCATTGCGGCCGTTGATACCCTCGTATTGCCCACGTTTCCGGACCCAACGCCTGCGGAGTGTCGATGGCTCCGTGAGCGGATGCGTGCCGGCACTGCCGCCGATGTTGGGAAATCCCGAGAACGCGTATATATCGCCCGCGACGATGCGACCGTCCGCCGCGTCTCGAATCAGGACGCCGTTGAGCGTGTTCTCAAACGGTACGGCGTCGAGACCTTCCTGCTTGGCGAACTGAGTGTCCGTGAGCAGGTGGAACTATTCTCGAACGCCGAACTCGTAGTGGCACCCCACGGTGCGGGCCTGACAAACATCCTTTACAGTGACGATCTCACGGTTATCGAGCTATTTGGCAAGAAGACAGTTGCGACCTTTGACCGTATTGCGGAGAACATGGATCATGAGTATCAGTATCTCCAGTGCCAACAGGACGGCATTGATATTCGTGTGGACATCGATCGGCTTGATCAGAAATTGAATAGTGTAGTTAGCTAA
- a CDS encoding glycosyltransferase — protein MVGISIYANTLRVGGLERVTVNLANGLADAGNDVSLVLVSAEGDLLNEVCDDVHVVDLAADRVLTSALPFRRHLVDAGTDVCISMGAHVNGIAGLVTRTIRNPPALICTHHSILRKMDPGLKRRVLRILVRQAYSRADGVVCVSRDVLEYVRCELGVPADRSRVIYNPVLDKSFYDQENPAPDHPWFGADADVPVVVSAGRHAPEKDFRTLVDAFASLREKREARLVLIGDGPEHEALVEYADSMDVAEDIDLPGFVNNVYPYMSNANVFALSSKTEVFGMVIVEAMGCGCPVVSTDCTGPTEILADGEYGPLSPVGDVERMADALERTLNDPLDVETLRSRAREFSTERSVERYEALIESVIG, from the coding sequence GTGGTCGGCATTTCTATCTACGCGAACACGCTTCGAGTTGGTGGGCTTGAACGGGTAACGGTCAATCTTGCGAATGGTCTCGCGGACGCGGGTAATGATGTCTCGCTTGTACTCGTATCTGCGGAAGGCGACCTTCTTAACGAGGTTTGTGATGACGTTCATGTTGTCGATCTCGCCGCCGATCGAGTGCTTACAAGCGCGCTCCCGTTCAGACGACACCTCGTCGACGCTGGAACTGACGTGTGTATCAGTATGGGCGCGCACGTGAACGGTATCGCGGGACTTGTGACTCGAACGATTCGCAACCCACCCGCCCTCATATGCACACACCACAGCATCCTCCGGAAAATGGACCCTGGTCTGAAACGCCGCGTTCTCCGCATCCTTGTTCGGCAAGCGTACAGCCGAGCAGATGGGGTTGTCTGTGTCAGTCGAGATGTTCTCGAATACGTCCGGTGCGAACTCGGTGTGCCGGCTGACCGCAGCCGCGTTATCTACAACCCCGTACTTGACAAGTCGTTCTATGATCAAGAGAATCCCGCTCCCGACCACCCGTGGTTCGGTGCTGACGCCGATGTCCCCGTAGTCGTGAGCGCTGGACGACATGCCCCCGAGAAAGACTTCCGGACACTCGTTGACGCGTTCGCCTCCCTCCGCGAAAAGCGCGAGGCCCGCCTGGTCCTGATCGGAGATGGTCCGGAACACGAAGCACTTGTCGAATATGCGGACTCGATGGATGTCGCCGAGGACATTGATCTCCCAGGCTTCGTCAACAATGTCTACCCATATATGTCGAATGCCAATGTATTCGCGCTCTCTTCGAAGACTGAAGTGTTCGGAATGGTGATTGTTGAGGCGATGGGCTGTGGTTGTCCGGTCGTCTCAACGGATTGCACGGGGCCTACGGAGATACTTGCGGACGGCGAATACGGCCCGCTTTCCCCCGTCGGCGATGTTGAGCGGATGGCGGACGCCCTCGAACGGACACTCAACGACCCGTTAGACGTGGAGACCCTCCGCTCACGGGCACGAGAGTTCTCGACCGAGCGGAGTGTCGAACGCTACGAGGCGCTAATCGAGAGCGTGATAGGCTGA